ccaTGGCGGTGGCGATGGTGGCGAGGCAGGGGCGCGATCTGCAGAGGTACAGCGCGAGCACGGGCGGGCGCATCGTGGTGGGCTGCGTGCCGTACCGCgtgcgcggcgacggcgacggcgacggcgaggtggaggTGCTGGTGATCTGCTCGCGGAAGAAGGGGGCCGGGGCGGGGGTGATGTTCCCCAAGGGCGGGTGGGAGCTGGACGAGTCCATGGACGAGGCGGCCCGGCGCGAGGCcctggaggaggccggcgtgCGCGGCGAGATCACGGGCGCCCCGCTGGGACGCTGGTGCTACCGCAGCCGCCGGTACGACGCCACCTACGAAGGGTTCATGTTCCCGCTGCGGGTCACGGACGAGCTGGAGCGCTGGCCCGAGATGTCCGGCCGCGGCAGGGCCTGGGTCACCGTGGCCGAGGCCATGGACCGGTGCCCGCACTGGTGGATGCGTGAGGCGCTCCAGCGGTTCGCCGACCGCCTCGACAACGGCgccagcgacggcggcgcggccaatCCGATGAGgctcctcgacgccgccttgtagggcgccggcgctgccgtgccttgcttctctctctccgtctccggtTTTCTCGCCGTGTTTAGCCCCGCCCGGGCGTGCCGGTCGGGATcggcacgcggcggcggcggcaggacgAGTAAAAGACACGAATCGGCGGTGCATTGTAGCGTGACGCAGCTTGTGCACTGCTCGTTTGAGGATTTCCCGCCGGGCATGTAAATCTCACATAGTTCACCAATTTTTTGAGATCCATTTGTACGGGATACAAGAAATTGTAGTCATGATTCCGAATTAATTGGAGGAGCCAATGATTGATGATTTTAACTTGATTCGCTACGTCTTTTAATCAAGTCTGCCGCTTAACTTGCTTAGATGCTTGCAAGTGTAGTAGGTTGGAGTGACACTGTTGGAAAATGCGGATGATCTTGCTTAAATGCCTGCAAATGTAACGTGTTCCATGGattctttttcctttgttACAAGAGACATCATGCTCTAGAATTATCCAGATAATTATGATTAAACCCAGGCGAACGAACACACTTTCCCGCTTGTTTTATCTTGCCAGCTGGTTTTTTCTGTCAACTGTCATgcctatttatttatttatttgagaTGAGAAAAAATGAATAACAAAACTGCACCCTTATCAAGCAGCTGACCAAGCTTGAAAAGTAACATTAACAATTCGTTTGGTAACCCTcattttcatttcatttcatctgATAGAGTTGAAATCAAATGTTTGAtgggatttcatttggttgaatttgaattcaaaagtCATGTTTATCTACAATCGTGGTTAGgtggcaagaaaaaaaacacaagcaaaTCACTTCCAAGGCACAATTCGATCATCACGGGTGAAACAAGGCTGAAAGGACATTGTCCACGCTTGGGCATAAACATATCGAAAAATGACAATCTAGGAGGTACAAGAGTACCTATGGGTCAGGGTGGGCATAAAAACCGAGGAACCGAAGCTGATGACCGAAAAACCAAAAACCGGAGCCGATTGGACCGAAACCGAAGAACCATTTAAAATTTCGGTCAGCAAATTTAAAGAACCGAACTTTGTTCGGTTAATTCGGTCACAACCCTCGGTTAACCGATAAAAACCGAAGAACCGATTATCCCTACCTACACCTCAACGGTGAGACTCCCGATTCATGACTCCCGGAAAAAAtacgtcctcttcctccttcccaGTACCAGCCATCCAGCCCACTAGCCAAAGCCCAATAGGCCATAAGCCCATAAAGGAAAcgcctcctaccaaatcgtgATCGATCTACCTATACAGCTATCGATCCAGGGCGCCAGCCTCGCCAGGATCAGGACGCAAGAGATATGGTGATTTTTCTTCACAATTATGTTTCTCTTGCGTTGTCAGTCATTAATTCAGTTCTGTTCGGGTATAACCGAGAACCGAACCGAATTTTCGGTTCCAAAATATTTCGGTCCTCAATATTACTAGGAACCGATCGGTCCAGATTTTTGAGGAACCGAACTTTCTAAAAACCCGAAGAACCGAACGTTCGGTTCGGTTAGACCGAATGCCCAGGCTGACCtatgggtgtgtttggttgggctgATGGCGACGGCATGCAATGCTCTGGCGATGTAGCAGCCCCGCTGCAGCAGCTGGGATGCAATCTTGTCCCCGTACCTGGCTGTTTGGTTGGGGATTGCATCTGGAGGAGGaactgttgggaatatgccctagaggcaatcatgtatgatgtaattcccaatgtattcataaagattattaagttgtccttgtttgaacatctgatatgtatcattgaatatgtgatttgattgtggaactatgtattcatgttgttcatactaaattgtccttagtcattgaggttgtgctggacacataacctagactaatgtgaaagttggctgatgactcggttccacttgtcatgggcattgtgatgtcattccagcttacacggacttggtaaagagtttagcgagtcggactgacccatattgagatgtaATGAGTAGgccgtcatttgcatgtctcaatcaatgtaatccttagacctgaggttatcgcacaatccgagttgtggatcaccaacttaggttctgtcaaacgttgttccgtaacagggcagttataaaggcagagttcggattgactgagaatcaagctgtgtgatgtggataaccaagatgggattttgcccctccgactggagagatattctctgggccctctcgagtgatatgattcgggaagcatggccatgcgcgactcggttaactgttaaccgggtcgatcgactaagagttagtcggatgaatcgtatatcacagatcgagaagagagttgaactattaaagggatgactattaatcgcctatagttcgacaaggtatatcgtgaggcaaaagggactaagacgtctgtcacattggaaggtacgtcgtcatgactcgatggtacttgggagtcggcacgttctgctaggagccgctaccgattgatcgattgaaagtcggactccaatcgtgtccaagtcgccatgagcctgcggggtcacacacttaagagcgagagcaagtatttggtcaggttggacccgaaccggaaatggactgacaatgcgagttggactcgcagagtggatgggccacaagtgctggagcccacttccactcggtatataagcaggggcgtgggatgcctaaggggcacggttcgccactctcatgcgttgagaaccctagccccattcagtccaaccgtcgcaccggacctagcagtccgccgccggagctcctcctcgcacgtgtggataccggcagaggtgctgtacgttcagcacttcgacgatcgcgggattggatcggctggatcggatcgagggactgcactgcatcaaggcgctgcatcgataatccgcaactgcgcgtctagtggtaatcctcgtgggcttctacctcggctagatcttgggagttcgcataggaatttttttgtttatctctacgcgccccttcaggaACACCAGCGGCAAAGAAGAAAGGGGAGCAGTGGAGGAGGAAAGACGTCGGGAGGAGAAAAGGgaacggaggaggagaaacgggAGCGGTGAAGGAGGGTCAGCGGCGACGGGGCAGGAACGCCGGCtgaactccggcgagatcttcaTAGGGACGGCGGCAAGATCttgacggaggcggcggtaTCTCGGCGGAGGAGAAACGGCGCCTGAACTGCAGCAGGATCTCGAGCGTGGAGGAATGGCTCGTGGACGGCAACACTGGCCGCAGAGCTCgcgagagaaggagaagagagagagagagagagagagagagagagagagagagagagagagagagagaggcgagAAAGAGATGCTTCAGCAGAAAAATGCCCCAACCGGGCGTTTCTGGCGTGCAGGCTAGAGTCCATTTTTTGCAGTCGCACGCGCGGGTGTAGGCTGAGGCCCATGCAGGGAACCAAACTGACTGCTTTTGCAGCTCGGCTGCGGGCCAAGGCCCATGCGAGGAAACAAACACTCCCTATgagtatatatcatcagtatTTCATGTACTCTCGTGAGCAGGAACGAGACgaagaaaccctagccgcccgAGAAAATCCCGTTTCCATCTTCTTCGGTTCCCCTCGCCTTCGATAGCCTATTGGCCATTAGGAGGTGAGGGGAACCACAGATCAACATCTGGCATCGTCTTAGTACCTTCTTTGTAAGGTTTTCTGTGTCCTTGGCGGCGACGTCCTAACGGCGGAGGCGACGACGTGCGGATTAATGGTCTCCCAGCTCCATTCCCGTTCTGGCGTGGCTATCGTGGTCAACTCCATAGAGTTTTGGGATCTCACGGCTCGTAATTTCGTGATTTTGATCATTTTCCTCATCGGTTCGGCGATGATTCAATGGTTCGACAACCTGTCTTGCGAGAGGTGTGTCCCCGGCCACCACGCGTTCAACGATATTAAGTTCTCACCCGCTGTGGTGCGCGGCTCATGCGGCTCAGTAAAACCTACAAGGTTAGTCCAGCTTATGCAAGTTTGGTCTTCTACTGTTTTGTCATCAGAGATTTAGAAAAATATCAAGATGCGATTTGCACAGTTAGAGAAGTTGacttcaaatttttttgatgTAACCTTCAGTTTATCCGAAATCTTTGTTgtcgttttagttttttcatCGGCTGTAATACGTTTtgttgaataaataaagcGAAATCGTTGTTATAAAAAAATCAGTCTTTCATGTATGAGGCTACTACCACGTGGGAAGCGCATGCATTTTCTAGATAAACAAACTCACATCTGGGGCTTAGCTTGGGCGGAGAAGGCTGAAACCGGTGTGGCTTGTTTGATCAGATAGGGGTCGCTAGCGCCGCTTGTTGCGGACTTGCAGGCCATAGTCTTACTATCTGATCTTGGAGCTGCTGCTATCAACACCAGCTTCGCCCTGGCCTGCTTTCTCTCAAACCATACTTTCGTACTATTTGACAGAACTAGATGAATTAGCGTGCTTCACTGCGCCGGACAATTGTTGCGATAATCCACGCCATCCACCAATGAAGTTTGTGTAGATCTATGTATGATATATTAAATGATCCAATATAACAAATGGAACACGGCTAGCAGAGTCCACAAAACTTCAATTCACAACCtccaaaacaaagaaataatcCAAAGAAGACCCCTCCTCTGTCATGTAATTGCCAAGTGGGAACATCAATTAATAACTGAACATTGATCTCTTGTATGTGCACGCGAATGAAGATAATCACTTTGATACCAGCTTCCCAACATCGTACATAAAATAAGCATCTTCAGACTCAGCGGCAGTAGTGGCCACGTCAGAACTTGCGGCCAGAACTTTTCTGATACTTTTCAGTACTCCCGTCGTTTTCTGATACTTTTCAGTACTCCCGTCGTATGTCCGTTGATATGTAATTATGGGCTACTTGTGTAAAGTGGTAACAAAAGGCTCGATCGGCTGATGTAACATAGTTAATTACGACGGCCGTTATAAGTGGCGAGTTTTGCCTCCGATATCTAGGAAGCCGGCCAGCCGGCTGAGCTTGCCATCAGCCCCCGCCATCGATGGCAAAACTTGCGCATGGCGGAGCTGGCCAGACCCAGGCAGCAAGGGGTGACTCCCATGCCAAACACTCAGACAACGAGAGATGTAACGATGGGAACCGACAAACTCGTCTTAATTATCTCGCCAAACATCGTGCGCTATCAATTTTGGGATCTCTCTTCCTTGAGTGCTCTCCGATCTCTCAAAGCCAACAGAACATGCGTTGTTTAAGATCCCAATTCTAATTTGGCCCCACAACAGAGATGGCAAGGTGGAAGGGACAAGTTACAGAGGAGAGATTTACCGGAGAAATTAAAGGGAATTATTGCCTTCATTAAAGGAGATACcaagacggagggagtattttctaGTATTTTTGTTTTAGTATTTTTCTGTACTTCTTATTTCTTCACCGTTGGATCAAGTAGGTTGGACGGTTTTTAAAATTGCCAACCATTACAAAACTTGTATTTTGTATTGAGCAGGATGGCCAAAAACTAAAGCACTTTCCAATCTAAGAAGTACGAGTAAAGCATCAAAGAGCAGGAAATGAAATAGCAATACCTCTTATTCATCAAATAGAAGCTCACAAGCAACCACACAATCTGAAAACGGAACTGCATGGCACGGCTCAAGACATAATGATTCTTATTTAGAGATGTAGTTTACATACATTTCCCAGCAAAGGTCTAGAGCAAAAAAGTGTTTGCCTCCTTGTTGGTCCTTCAGCTTGTCTTGGGTATAtataacatttttttactttttctaTTAACTCAGTATATGACAGTCTGAAAACACTTGCACGCTGCCACGCAGGTTAATTTTTCACTTTTTCTCACTAACTCAATACATGACAATTACAAAACATTTGCACGTAGTCACATAGGTTATGACAACTTATGATCTTTCTCATCCCAACGGAAGTTAGGTGAACTCCATTATTTCATATTCCACTCGTGTGCAGTCAAACAAAACAGAACGTGTGTGTTATAAGGACTGCAAGGCAGAACTGACTTTGCTTGCACTATTGTGACACTAATTGCTGCAATGTCTGTCATTCAAGACACGTATGGAATTCTGAAACAGAAGCCACGAAACCGCCTAATAATATTCAGTTTCATCTTGTGATAGAATGCCAAGAAACAATGAAAATTTTGCTACAGTAGAGCTGAACTATGCTAAATAAACACAAAAGTTTGCAAGAAGCCAAtaaatttagaaaaaataatgcccctaaaaaaatgtgacgAAAGGGCTGCATTGGATCCAGCAAAGGTGAGACAAAATATCTGTCTATGTACAGTATACCATTTACCAAAACTCAAATAATCAAACATAACTTTGAAGGATTAAGAGTGTCCTTTGGGTTGTAAAATTAGAGTACCATATTAGTACGACAACAATATGAAGAGAATATGACATATTTTTCCTAGAGATTTATCATATTTATGAACTAATCAGTATTTGCAAAGATCTAAAAAGCTCAGAGAGTCACAGCCTTGATTTGTATTGCAAATTCAGAACCGAAACAAAGGGAACAACCACTAGAAAATAAGTTTTTGGTTATTTTTGGGTTTATAAACCGCAGTAGCAACTCTAACTAAAGGCAACAAGATGGACTACAACAAGCAAGTTAACAAGGATGGGCAAGAAGCAAGATGTTTAGACAGGGAAGAGCAAAGATCAGGGGGGAAACAAACTGAATTCTTAAACTAGACATCACAATTAACAGAAACCGGACACTTGACTGGAATTTAACAACAAGAACTTAAATTTGAGGAGCATTCATCTCAGATCTCAGCACAATTTCACTAGCAGAGGAAAGATTACAGCACTTAGGTCTCAGATTCAGGTTACACACAGCAATGAGGCAAGGTTCTAGACTGCTTCAGAACCATGGTTGCTGGAGCTTCCCCAGGGGCACACTACAGCCAGGGTTAAATTTACAGAAACAGTAAGAGAAAAACATTGGCCTTCTGTACAAATGATTATTGGAGAAATGAAAAGCACATCAATTGCTTTGTTATGGGCCTGATGCAGATGACATTATTTTATTACCTCATGCACAAAAGCTGATGCAGTGCCAAACAGACCCTAAATCATTTGTAAGGTACAAAAGTTCCCAAGTCACAAATTAACTTAAGCATACATAGCGGTTCTGGAATACAACAGGATCTTACTATATTCTAGATACAACATTTGCATAATCTACTTCTCACATTCATCAACCCCATTAGCCTCATCTAGTCATCTTCTCCTCTGGGAGATGGCAATGGCTGATTTGAAGCAGGTGAAGGCTCATTTAGCACCTCTGCTTCCTCCACAACCGGAGGCACATCAGCTGTGGCATCAGCTTCTTCTGGTTGTACAGTTTCACCAGCTTCCATTCCATCCTTGCTAGGAAGCTCACTAGTTGTGACTACCGCATTGTCACCAGACAATTGTTGTTCAGTTTCAGGTTCTTTCAGCTTTGCATTTTCACAATCAGGTGAAAGCTCAGTGTTTAGCACCTCTACTACCCCCATAACAGGAAGCTCAGAAGCTGCAGCCTCAGCTTCCTTTGGCTCCACACATTCATCATTAGATACAGGCTCAGATCGTGGAGCTTCCACTACCTCCTGGTTGCGGAGCTCACCAGCTGTGACTAGCACAACTTCATCGGGTGAAGGTTGTTTCTTGGGAGATTCCACAAAAGTAGGCACCGAAATCTCCTTAAATGGCTCCATCTCCACCTGATTAGGCTGATCAGACTCAGAATTTACCAATTCTTGATCAACAGAGCATGATGCTTCTACAATTTCCATCTCCATAGAACTAGGTTGAGTAGAATCAGTAGATTCTGTATTTTCCTCAGCTGGCTGCATTTCCGCTGTAGTAGGTATGGAGTCATCTGTTCCTGCAGGTACTGGCTCTTCGGCAACTGCTTGAACATTATCCTCTGGAGCAGATGCCTCTATCCTTTTGTCTGCTGGTTCTGTATCACACACTAGCAAAATTTCCTTCTGAGGCACAGATGTTTCAATGCTTTGATCAACTTCACTGGCATGCTCCACAGAATCTGGCTCTATGGCAACTGGTTCAATAATATTTTCGTCTTGAGTAGGTGCTTCTACTTCAGTAACCAAGGCTACAGTAGTTTCCTCTTGGGGAGGTAGAGATGTTTCTTTACTTGGATCGACTTCTGTACCAGCATGCTGCATAGACTCTGGCGCTATGACAACAGATTCAGCATTTTCCTTTTGAGCAGGCGCATCTACCACTTTCTCTGCTTCTGGTTCTGTAGCGACAGTAGTTTCCTCCTGGGGAGCCGCAAGTGTTTCTGTGCCATCATGCTCCAGAGGATCAGGAATTACTGAAATAGCAACAGGACTTTGATGATGAACTATGGAAGCACATAAAGTACCCATTCCAAGTTCTGGACTACTTGCACCCTCCAAACCCGTTTGCTCCACAGTACATGCTTGGACAGGATATGGTTCGGCAGGAACAAGAACAGACGCAACAACAGCAGTGGCTTCCGTCATTTCCATGGTGACAAAGTTGGATGGAGCTGTGCCACTATTTTCGTCTTGAGTAGGTGCATCTACTTCAGTAACCAAGACTACAGTAGTTTCCTCTTGGGGAGGTATAGATGTTTCTTTACTTAGATCAACTTCTGTGCCAGCATGCTGCATAGACTCTGGCGCTATGACAACAGATTCAGCATTTTCCTTTTGAGCAGGTTCTGGTTCTGTAGCGACAGTAATTTCCTCCTGAGGAGCCGCAAGTGTTTCTGTGCCATCATGCTCCACAGGGTCAGGAATTGCTGAAATAGCAACAGGACTTTGATGATGAACTATGGAAGCAGATAAAGTACCCATTCCAAGTTCTGGACTACTTGCACCCTCCAAACCCGTTTGCTCCACAGTACATGCTTGGACAGGATATGGTTCGGCAGGAACAAGAACAGACGCAACAACAGCAGTGGCTTCCGTCATTTCCATGGTGACAAAGTTGGATGGAGCTGTGCCACTATTTTCGTCTTGTGTAGGTGCATCTACTTCAGTAACCAAGACTACAGTAGTTTCCTCTTGGGGAGGTATAGATGTTTCTTTACTTAGGTCAACTTCTGTACCAGCATGCTGCATAGACTCTGGCGCTATGACAACAGATTCAGCATTTTCCTTTTGAGCAGGTTCTTCTGGTTCTGTAGCGACAGTAATTTCCTCCTGAGGAGCCGCAAGGGTTTCTGTGCCATCATGCTCCACAGGGTCAGGAATTACTGAAACTTCTTGCACTTCAGTGGCGGTAACCTTAAATGTAGCATCTTTGCTGTCAAGGTCCATCGTGTCACCAACCTCCACAGGACTATTAGCTTCTGCACGATCCTCTTGCACATGAACAGAAGCTCCAAACATAGGCTCGACAACAATTACAGTTTGCGAGGAAGCACCGCCATGCTCTACCGTGCAGTGTCCATCTCCTGAACTTGCTGCCTCCAGTTTGCCTTGCAAAACATGAGTTTCATGAATTGGCTCAGGTCTTGCAAGCTGTTCTGACCTGCAGTAGTCATTAGCCAAACCTGCTGCATTAACAGATTCATCTTGGATGGTACCACCAACCTCAGTTGGCTTTGGTCGTGTCTCAACAAGTTCAGATGTAGCAGGTTGCTGTTCAGCAGGATGGACCCTTTCTTCAATTGGTTCTGCTCCTCTAGCAATACCAGAATCACCACTAGGTTTTGTGCAAGGTTCATGCATAGGAACCGGTTCATGATATCTTTCCTGTTGGATAGGAGCAGCAATTTCTCGAGTTGGCATTGGTTCTACAACAAGCTCAACTGACTTGGGAGCTTCAGAATGACTGGTAGCAGTAACCTTCTCATCACTTGGTATCTTATCACACACAGTACTCAATGTATGACATGATGAACCAAGAGCGTCATCAAGATCGTCATCAAGTTGCTGACTGCCACTTCTatatttcagattgctttctTCTCTTGTTCCTTCCTGATCAGTAATGGCTGTTTCTTGAACACCCACTGCTTCACTATCAACACTACCAGAAGCTTCTAACCTGCCAGCACCATCATCAGTATCTTTATCACATTCAACTGTCACGAGCGGGGTGGTTGCAGGAGGAGGATTTGCATGTTGCAAGGCACAGCTTCCTTGATCCAAATCAGCATCCTCTGAAGGAGCAGAAGTGATTTCTTTAATTGGCTGCTGTTCAGTGTCAACAGGACGAACAATGATGGCCATGCCAGCAGCACTAACTTCAACAACACTGGCTATGGTAGTGGTTTGGGGCTCCAGTGCAAATGATGGCTGCTCTCGGTGAGCTGGGAAGACGTGCTGACGTTCCCCAGAACCATCAGTCTGCACTGATTCCTTATTCGCATCAGTAATTGT
This is a stretch of genomic DNA from Brachypodium distachyon strain Bd21 chromosome 1, Brachypodium_distachyon_v3.0, whole genome shotgun sequence. It encodes these proteins:
- the LOC100841819 gene encoding nudix hydrolase 18, mitochondrial, which produces MAVAMVARQGRDLQRYSASTGGRIVVGCVPYRVRGDGDGDGEVEVLVICSRKKGAGAGVMFPKGGWELDESMDEAARREALEEAGVRGEITGAPLGRWCYRSRRYDATYEGFMFPLRVTDELERWPEMSGRGRAWVTVAEAMDRCPHWWMREALQRFADRLDNGASDGGAANPMRLLDAAL